The Acidobacteriota bacterium region TCTCCAGCGACCGGCTGGCCGAGCAGTACTACTGCATTGCCAGGCTGTACATGCAGTCGGGGGACGCCGAGAAGGCGCTCGCCTTCCTCGAGAAGTGCGTCAAGGCCGGGTACGACGACCTCCGGAACCTGCGCAGCGACAAGGCGTTCGCGAACCTGCGCGGGGACGCCCGCTTCCAGTCGCTGGTGGGCGAGTCGCTGGCGAAGATGTGAGCGCACCCCCTGCGCCGGCCGTCCCGGAAGGAGCCCCGGTCCGGCCGTCCCGGAACCCCTGAAAGAATTGAGAGAATGCACAACCCCTGGCGGCGCCGGCGACGGCGCCGTTTTTTTGTGGTTTCCTCCCCACCCTGAGAATTGACCCGCCAAAACTGAGAATCCACCGGGTTGACCCTTCCCCCGTTCCCCTTCAGAATCGGATAAGAATCGAGATCCCCCCGCGGCCCTTCCGGGGTTTTTCGCGCCCCGCTGCGCCCGGGGAAAACGTTTCGGAGGAGGACGCCATGAGAAAGCGCTTCGCAACGCTGTTCGTCATCACCCTGTTCACCGCCGTGTCCGTCGTGGCCGGGGGTGGTCCCGCGGGACCGGGGGAGGAGCCGCCCGCCCGGCCGGCGGAGAACGAAGTACGGCCCTGTTCGGCGGACCCTCACGAGACGTCGTCGTGCGGCGAGGAACCGGCCGGGGACGAGACGGGGGCGGATCCCGCCTTGATGACCGCATCCGGCTGCCCCTCCACCGAGGGGCTGAAGGAGCACGGCGGGCTGAAGTGGATCTCCCCCGAGCCCTTTGCCCTGAAGCGGCAGGTCACCGATCACGCCCGGCTCGTCACCCAGGTGATGGGGCGTTACCTGTGCCGCCGGACCGTGGAGCAGGTGGCGGCGGACACCGACCGGACGGCGCCCCTCACCCTCAACGCACCGGAGCTTTCCGAGTTGAGGGACAAGCTCTTCGCCTTCCGCTGGGACCCCGCGGATTTTTCTGACACCCGCTGGATGCCCCAGGGGGTGAGCGGGACCCTCGATGCCTTTCCCTCGGGCCTGCTCGGCGCAAAGACCCTGGTGGCCGTCAGTTGGTACCACAAGGACAACCAGGGCTCCCGGGTCTCCTTCGTGGACATCAGCCGCATCCTGGCGGACAAGTTTGCCCGCTACCGCCACGTTCTTCTGGTGGAACCCTTCACTGACCCGGTGACGCGCCGGATGAACTTCAGGCCCGTGGCCATCCACGCCGGCGGGATCGCCTGGCTGGGCAACACGCTCTACGTGGCCGACTCCGTCGGCGGCGGTTTCCGGGTCTTCGACCTCGGGCACCTCTTCACCGTCAACGCCTTCGATTCGGGGCGCGTGGGCTACGTCCCCGAAACGGGCCGCTACAGCGCCTTCGGGTACAAGTACATCCTGCCCCAGACCGGCGCGTACACCCTGGCGCCGGGGTCCTGCTACCTGCGCTTCTCCTACGTCTCGGTGCTGCGCAGCATCAGCGGCGGGGCCCCCTGCCTGGTGTCGGGGGAGTGGTCCACCGGCTTCACGGGGAAGACGGTGGTCTGGCCCACCGGCGGGACCGTCCCCGACCAGCTGCGGACGGACGCCCAGGGCGTCGTGAAGCCGGTGTCGGCCTGGTTCAACCAGGAGAAGGAGGTCCAGGGCGCCGTCTTTGTCGGGGGGAGCCTGTGGGTCTCCACCTCGCCGGGGGGGAACGGGTACCTCCGGCGGGCGGGGGTCGGGACGGGAGTGTCTTCCTGGAAGTGGGTCTTCGGGCCGGAGGACCTCATGTATTCGCCCTCCTGGGAGGTGCTGGTCGGCGCCAGCGAGTTCGCCGGACGGCGCTACGTCTGGGGCGTGCGGCTGTGGAATTACCGGTAGGCCGCGGCCAGGGGGGGCCTCCCGTGAACCTGGACGGCCCCAGGGACAAAGGACCAGAAGGACCAAAAGGACCAAAGGGACCAAAAGGACGCATGGGATGATGGGGCATTTCACGGCGCCCCGTTCCTGAGACCCCTGAGACCCCTGAGATCCCTGAGATCCCTGAGACCCCTGAGATCCCTGAGACCCCTGAGATCCCGGAGATCCCGGAGATCCGTGAGGTTCCAGGGATCCGTGAGACTCTTTCGGCCTTCCCGCTCCGGCTGCCCTTGCGGTCTTGCGGTCTTCGGCTCTGGCCGCCCTGGAGGTCTTGCGGTCTTCGGCTCTGGCTGTCCTTTTGGTCCCTTTGGTCCTTTAGGTCCTTTAGTCCTTTCTTGCCTGGGTGTTGCGGGGCCTTCACCCGTTTTTCGAGCCCCTTCGCTCACCACCGCTCCGGGACGAACACCGCGAGGCGTTCCCGGAGGAATCTCAGGGGGCGCCGCCGGCGCGGGGCGACCCGCCGGGCTTCCGCCACCGCCGGATCGACGCCGCGGATGTGCTCCCGGACATTGTCGTAGCGGTAGGTCAGGTTCAGGCGGAGGCAGAAGACCGCCGCGGCGGGGCCGCCGAGGAGCAGGGCCCGCCAGGACCGGAGCAGCACGCGGTCGAGGCGGTAGAACTCCCGGTAAAGCCAGTCGGCGCCCGCCTGGAGCTGCTCCGCCGCCATGCGCGCCGGCTCGAAGACCGTGTGCCGGAAATCGTAGTGCGCCCAATCGGAATCCCGCATCCGGCCGGCCGCCTTGAAGTCGTCGTAGAGGGGTGTCCCGGGCAGCGGCGTCAGGATGGAGAGCTGGAGGGCGTCGAGGCGGGCGCGGCGAAGGAAGTCCAGGGTGCGGCGGAAAACCGTGACGTCGTCGTGGTCGAGGCCCACGATCACCGCCGCCTGGACGCCGATGCCGGCCTTCCGGATGGCCCGGATCCGCGCAAGGCTGTCCCCCTCGAGGTTGACCCCTTTCCCCACGTCCGCCAGGTTCTCCGCCGTGATGGATTCCAACCCGACGAAAATTCCCACGCACCCGGCCCGCTTCGCCAGGGCGAGCAGCTCGGGGTCGTCGGCCAGGCGAAGGGTGCACTGGCTGACCCAATGCTTTTTCAGCGGGATCATGGCGGTGAAGAGTTCCCGGGCGAAAGCGGGGTCGGCGATGAGGTTGTCGTCCACGAACATGAAGTTGCGGGGCGCGGAACGGATCTCCGCCAGGACGTTCTCCAGCGGCTTCCGGCGGAAGGTCCCGCCGTGGAAGGCGGTGATGGAGCAGAAGCGGCAGCCGTGGGCGCAGCCGCGGCCGGTCTGCACGGCGAAAAGGGTGGCGTAGTGCTTTCCCCACGGCG contains the following coding sequences:
- a CDS encoding B12-binding domain-containing radical SAM protein: MNIKLILPATPAYRVTPDSRSVPRRAMLRFSVLPLTTVAALTPPEHAVELVDENVRPLDFDAPCDLAAVSFMTAYAPRAFEIAREFRKRGVTTVAGGFHPSFCPDETLGHFDVVVQGDAEGLWPRVVDDVAAGRPQRLYRHDAPPDLALSPPPRRDLTAPWGKHYATLFAVQTGRGCAHGCRFCSITAFHGGTFRRKPLENVLAEIRSAPRNFMFVDDNLIADPAFARELFTAMIPLKKHWVSQCTLRLADDPELLALAKRAGCVGIFVGLESITAENLADVGKGVNLEGDSLARIRAIRKAGIGVQAAVIVGLDHDDVTVFRRTLDFLRRARLDALQLSILTPLPGTPLYDDFKAAGRMRDSDWAHYDFRHTVFEPARMAAEQLQAGADWLYREFYRLDRVLLRSWRALLLGGPAAAVFCLRLNLTYRYDNVREHIRGVDPAVAEARRVAPRRRRPLRFLRERLAVFVPERW